Within Cydia fagiglandana chromosome 1, ilCydFagi1.1, whole genome shotgun sequence, the genomic segment ACATTTTCAACGACTGTAGTTAAGGTAACTGGTTTTgtaaaaaaacaaattgtaaaaaattaattttaacggtaaattttaataaacactATCATTTACGACGCTATAATTCAAATAGTAGTATTTTCACTATTTTGATGTAAAGTGTAACAATAAATTTAGATTGTTAAATCAGATTTAGGGGGCCGTAAAATGGTAATTATTTTGTTACGCCATACTTACGTTTTGTGGCAGGAAGTCAGTAAAATGTGACccaaataaatgaaatattacAGTATTGATGCAACTGGTTGTAGGAACAGTTTCATTGCTCTGTTAGCCCTGTCATAATCAAAATAATTGGCATCAAAATAATTGCAACCCACAAACCCACAAACCCACATCAAGTATTGGTTTAAAAATCTTTGTTTGTAAAAACAGCTTACACAaatgaagggatgtttacaaaaacaacataactgcttagagcggttgacacttttttaagaacattgtcaattgtttcaggtgtcaaccagtgtagtcagttatgttgtttttgtaaacatcccttcaaatGTAAACGTACCTATATGAAATACCTATCAATTATCAGGTAGTGCAACTACGCAAAGTCCGATTTGTGATAAAAGTGTGAGTTTGTCGATAGCGAAGGTATTTATGACAATGGATTAAGTTGCTGGTCCGTAACGGCACCGTCGGCGTCacttcgctggcccaatatcacagggttctatgtttcacttttatcgaactgaaatttgaatattatcatagtgacattaagtccaATTTTAACTATCTTGAACCTatcatagaaccctgtaatattgggccatcGACTTTGCAGTCTGGCAACATCGGGTTCCTTGATGTCTAGGAGCACCGCTACAAGGATCAGAAGATTCAGAAGCCAATCTGCAgtctaataattatgtatacaaTACTATTTCAGAGAGCtgtgtttattaaataattatgaataatCACGGAgcctattatatgtattaatttgtgccgaaaaaatcaaaatgtaggtaggtaccgtaaaaatattttatgatcCTTTTTTCAGAATATACCAGTAACTGCACATTTATCACTGGAAGTTGAAGCCCCATTAAGCGCCTGTAGCGAGAGCCGATACTTGATACGTTTTACAAATGGCCGCAGCCAAAATATTATATCATCGCATCGGCATCGTCGCCCGACGTGAGAAATATCGAGCGCAATTTCTCATGCGAGATTTGGAGATCCTTATAAGTATTAAAATTATTGCACTTTAAATAACCATTCCGTTCGTTGTGGATGGTTTAATCTTGGCAATttgttattttagcatttttagcCTTTCCACATGCGAGTATTCTACAATTAATAAGTAAACACACTACTTACAAcatttacatacataatatataatattggacattagcatgtcgagcactagtacgtttgcCTTAatagtttacagtcacatataACTATATTTAACAAAGATACTATGATATCAAAATAGACAATTCCTTATCGTCCTTCGACGTCTTTATCAGTACTATGCTTATCAATGTATAATTTTGTGTTCAAAACCGTTCAGTTTCAACGTTGATTCGACGCTAGCTTGAGGTTATCCGTGAACAAAGTATGTCTTTCAATAGTAAAGTAGTGTTAGTGACTGGCGCCAGCTCTGGCATCGGCGCAGCGACGGCGTTACTCTTCGCCAAGGAGGGCGCGGACGTGGCTCTCGTCGCGAGGAACGCGGCCAAGCTCGCAGCCGTCGCCAAGCAAATCGAAGCGCTAGGCAAGAAACCACTGGTCATCCGAGCTGATATTTCCAATGAAACAGAAGCTAGCACAGTCGTCTCAAAAACGGTCGACCACTTTGGAAAATTAGATGTACTCGTCAATAATGCTGGAATAGCCGTAGAGGGATCCATTCTGAACGGTGATGCATTAGACGCGTAcgataaaataatgaaactaaACGTTCGAGCGGCGATACAACTGACTACCTTAGCCGCTCCTTTCCTCGCTAAGACTAAAGGGAACATTGTCAACGTCTCAAGCATAGCATCAACACTCACGAGCAAATCGCCCACGGGCTTACCATATTGCGTATCGAAGGTGGCGTTGGACCATTTTACTCGGTGTTCAGCATTGGAACTAGCGTCTATCGGAATCAGAGTAAACAGCGTCAATCCTGGACCAGTCGACAATGAATTTGCTACCAACAACAATCAAGGAGATTCCAGGATTATTACTCAGGAATGCGCCAAAATCTCTCCCCTGGCATTTTTGGCCAAGAGCGAGGAGATTGCAGATGTGATCCTGTTCCTAGCTAGCGAGAAGGCTAGAAGCGTTACTGGTTCCAACTGTGTCATTGACAACGGGTTCCTTTTGAAAGGGTAACATATATAAACAGTTTTATGacggtaattttatttttttgttgttgtaataTTAATGAATTAGGTACGAGTTAAAATTGGGATTGTCTGTTACATGCATACCCTGGGCTACACGCATACCCAGTGTAATGAAAAAACATTTTACATCCtataaatgatgatgattgaaataagaatatgtaggtattaagaaTTTTATGATAAGAAAATTACTGTGTTCATTGCTCTCGAATATAAATTGAACTTTGCATTCATTATCGGTAACAGTTTCTAgccaaatataaatatattatgtaacaCGCAAATGTAGCATGACATCAATATCAAATAAGCTATATACAGTCATTCCTTATCGTTCTTCAACGTCTTTATCAGTAAGTACTACTCACAAATAAATTGCTTTGTGTTCATAACCGTTCAGTTTCAACGTTGATTTGACGCTAACTTGACGTTTAGCAAAGTATGTCTTTAATTAATAAAGTAGTGATAGTGACTGGCGCCAGCTCCGGCATCGGCGCAGCGGCGGCGTTACTCTTCGCCAAGGAGGGCGCGGACGTGGCTCTCGTCGCGAGGAACGCGGCCAAGCTCGCAGCCGTCGCCAAGCAAATCGAAGCGCTAGGCAAGAAACCACTGGTCATCCGAGCTGATATTTCCAATGAAACAGAAGCTAGCACAGTCGTCTCAAAAACGGTCGAACACTTCGGAAAATTAGACGTACTCGTCAATAATGCTGGAATAGAAGTACAGGGAACCATTCTGAACGGTGATGCATTGGAAGCGTTCGATAAAGTAATGAAACTAAACGTTCGAGCGGTGATCCAGCTGACTACCTTAGCCGCTCCTTTCCTCGCTAAGACTAAAGGGAACATTGTCAACGTCTCAAGCATAGCGTCAATACTCACGAGCAAATATCCAACGGGCCTACCATATTACGTATCGAAAGCGGCGTTGGACCATTTTACTCGGTGTGCAGCATTGGAACTAGCATCTATCGGAGTCAGAGTAAACAGCGTCAATCCTGGACCGGTCGACAATGAATTTCCTACCAACAACAATCTTGGAGATGCCAGTGTCATCAATCAGGAACGCGCGAAAATCGCTCCCCTAGGATTTCTGGCCAAGAGCGAGGAGATTGCAGATGTGATCCTGTTCCTAGCTAGCGAGAAGGCTAGAAGCGTTACTGGTTCCAGTTACTTCATTGACAACGGGTTCGTTTTGAAGGGGTAATACAAAAAGCTTTTTGCAGTAAAAAGTGTACCTACACAATATTGTTGatgttacctttttttttaacaaactaaagAAACATGTAAAACAAGAATAAAATACGAATTTGAAGTCTTTGTTTTAATAATGAGCTACTTGAATGATTTTTTTTGGAAGATAGCGAATCACGTGCAGACACAAGCTTCTGGAAAACTCTTTTGctttcaaaaaatgtttttaaatattttatgttgGAACATTCTGAAATCGTCATAATTATGACGCCACGCGTATCCATAATCACTTTGTATTACCTAAATATAATAACTAGGTATAGCAATAatcaatattaataatattatttcctACTACATTTGTAGTTACGGGCTTTTACATTATTTCGAAACGCGTTTTCCAGTTGAATACTTTAGCATGCGAACCCTGGTTAGTTTAATATTAAAACAATATCTAGCTTGGACGGAACTCACGCAAGCGGAATATTAAATGTACTGTCACATAATTTGTCTGTCCTAAAAAAACAAAGGGTTCTACAAAATGTCGGCACGTGACTTGAAAGCctacttttgtatttttttgcggattcattaagtaaatttacaaaGACTACTATTTAATGTTCCgtatttttaatacttaaaacAATAGAGCTCCGATTGTCACTCTTCAGGCACCATAAGGATGTACTTAAGTCTCAATTGTTGAATATTTAAAGACTAATGTGTTAACGTTTCGTGTTTTGTTGCGAACAGAAAAGCAGTGCTTACAggttatatatacctatagatTTAGATATGATAAGGGTTGCATAATCTAAAAATCAGATATGTATagatataaattattataaataactaTGACGAGCTGAAACAATAGATACTTGTTACATAAGAGTGGTACTAGAAATATTTTAAAGAGTGTCAATGTGTGACATTTGTCGTTATCTAAAATCTTAACATTGTGCAATAAACAAAGACTTGCGGCTATTTAAAAATCGTTCCTATAGCCAATTATGTAAAAGAGAAAATGTTGCTAGTTGCCAAATTTTATAAGTTCGCGATTTTAAATTCATTTAGTAGAAGATCCAAGATACAATTTTGTCACCAATTAAATAACATCAATGCAATGAAGAATTTTTTGATAATATTCGTGTCACTAGAGATGACACATTGATTACGccaatcatattttttttattcgagaTATTGAATGTAACGATCTCTGTAATTTTAACGTGCGTTAACTTTTAAGGATCCTGATTTTgtcataaataaacaataagaaACATAAGATGGCAACTACGAACGTAACACACTCGTAACAACTAGACATGCCTATTTCAATACCGGTGTACTCACTGTCATGTCTAGACCTGCAAGTTTCAATCAAAACTGAACCGTATTACGATCGCTTACGGCGCTAGATAAGGATCAAATGTCAGTTATCAGTACAATTCGTTGCTCATTAGCAGCCCTGAGTGTGTCAAGGCGAGTGGGCACGTCACTATACAGATTTGCTCCTTTTACGACCGAGTGCGATGAACTTTCGACAGCTCTTTTAAGGCTCGATACAAACACGGAAagttttatatacctatgtcaGTCCATATATTAGTTTACCAAAAACAGGAAATACGCTAGCGTAGCatacctgaaacaaaaaaaacacagaCATAAGTTTCGTTACGTTGTAAATTCTAAAAATATAACGCTTTATACTCTCGCgctttgtacacatatttaattagaaacgggtctaccgcgatataattccattgtttttaccttaaattccaacGTTTGAGCTGAGTTGCACCAAGTTGCGATGAAGTTATattgcggtagacccgtttgtgtaattaatctaaaaatgtaacaaaaaaaGAGCAATTAAGTGTGCGTTTTTGTTGGCACTGACTGTAAGGTTTTTCACACAGTAACTCGAACCTCGTAATAAAGTTATACAGGCCAATAAAGGAGCCAACTTCTTTGTTTGCCAATGCCCATGCCAACGCCAATATATCCGCCGCCGGCCGGCAGCCAAAGTTTGTCGACTACATATATTAGCCAGTCGCTTGTTTGGTCGCTAAACCACTTTACTGTATCGATTAATTTACTTTATAGGTGGTTTATTGAAGTAAATTTTAGGACAGATTTCTTACATCCATTTTTGTTGGAGATCGATTCTTAAAAATAGTGATCTAATGAAATGATATCGATATCAAAGACGTAAAATCAACTGAGTTTTGTTTTACAAAAATGTTATATCCGAGTTTTGTTGGTTAAtatcaaaataataagctagCGAATGACAGTAGGTGTTACCTACAAGTAAACTTATTGACGTATTAAACTTTAGACAATTATTTAAATGACAACCGACAGTGTGGTACAACATATTGAAAGCGTCACATACGTACATTACGTACGCATATTCTGAAATTTAACTAAGATTGTAATAGTTAATTGGGTACAATCGAGtgcataaatatatatacatttattcACCTTAACCCATTGCAATAAGttgaaaaaatgtataaatatttatgaacGTATGTAGTCGGTTACGTGTAAAAGTAGCGTGTTAATGCTATAGGTACTCATATTTGTATATAGATTTGATTACTATGACCTACATAATACTTTTCAAGATTAGGCCAAATACTCGTATATATATGTGATacaccttaaggggcccactgacgGACGGCCCGCCGGACGGTACcgacctgtcagttagaacaaaattttgacagctccgaacaactgacagaccgataccgtccggtggactgttaatcagtgggcccctttatacatCCACCAAATAGTtcattcatattttattaaataattcagGTTTACCTAAACTCGGGCGTCGCAAAATATTTGCGTCCGGATATTTTTAATTTGCCCTTTTCACCAGGCAGCGAATACCCGGAAATGAAGCATATCCTTCCTGCTGGCTCCTAAAAGCCCGGttgcaattttaattataattaaatccaTTTTACAAGCAGATTTTACAGAAATTCGAGTGTCTTTGAAATGAATTAAGGATGTAAGTCACTTATTTCTGAAACGTAAAGTATTTAAGGAAGTCATAATTCGTACTGTTGGAGTATAAATAGCcaaaactaaaacaaaaataaggAATTTAATTGACTATCgaaattattcaataaaaatacttgCTAGGCAATTGCTTTTGCCGccattaaggtggccactgacgagccttccaacagtccaaatagcgtagctgcaatccaaaatcggtccgtgaatgtcaaaaacgtacaatgtttaatattaggatgccgtccatttggatgaatccattgtaacggcatccatttggaaggctcgtcagtggcctgctttaggtTGAGACTAAATGGCggctaatgtttttttttgttagcctgggtaagtgtcccactgctgggcaaaggcctcccctcgcttcctccactcaaccctgtcttttgtagtttcccgccaatccggacaaaatacgtccaagtcgtcccgccatctccttttcggtctgccagCACCGATTGATTGAGCGgtgattttttaaatgaattGTATTATAATAACGGACtaaactattatttacactCTTGAAGTCTGTGATCTCTTGAAATGAAGCACCAGCAGGTCGGATTAGAGCACACAGGCCGCCTGAAAATGTGAGTTTGTACTGTTAACAtctaataagtaggtaggtaattgtaAACTTCCTGTCAtggttttataatatattacacaattatAATACAATTCATATATTTAGTGGTATGATTGCAATGAAGAAAactaataaattttaagtaaaattcGGTTCAGAGGGCCTACGATGGcgggctctttatcatttgctACCCATGCCTCTGTCACGTTTTaaaaagtatgtaagtgcgaaagtgacgcatgacatgataCGTGATAAAAACGCGTCCATGATACCGCTGCAGGAAaccattttattattaatttgaaatttcATATATCCACACAGATCTAACACAAACCACTGATTAAATTCCTCAGGCATCTTCAGCTGTTATAAAGTGACGTGACGTGACATTACGTTGTGTTAATAAGTGACTTGCCTCTAGCAAGAAACGCGCATTCATGTCACGCTGCGCGTTGCTCGGCTCAGTGAGAGCGGAAGCTGAAGCGGGTGGTGAAGCGGAGCGATTACAATATGATTTTGTTATtttcagatttaaaaaaataagattggaaagggagaggggaggcctatgcccagcagtgggacgcacacataggctaataaaaaaaaagaaagcaaTTTACTTCTGTGgtgtaaaaataattaccatttacttaggcaaattatatttttttgtattaacgTAGAAAAAGACAATATACAAAATAATAGGTAACAAAAAAGAATGTTATGattgttattaattttatagtGCGTAAGTATAGATAATTCTGTGCTAGGGATGATATAGGAAGAAGTATGAGGAACTAAATACATACATTCAATTTTCATTTTGAAATAAtgaactaggtacctacctatataacttaaaacatttttatcaaAATGATATGGATAGATTGTGTTTATTCAGGCattatttcaaaattactttATAGTAGGCTACTACTACTTAAGATGCCTAATCTAATCAAAAAGCTGAATAACATTAGTTATACTTAGCGCCACTagcactatcccactaacccggggttaactggtgaAACCGTTACcatagtgtcaaattgtactggtaaccttggtaactccaggtttaaccggttaaccccgggttaatgaatGGTGCCACTGGCCCTTATCCGCTTATATTGAGGACTCATCCATTCATAACTTCTGTGGCACTTTTTACAGCCCAGGATACATGTAATGGTTTCTTGCGACGAACTTTATTCTTTGAACGCACCGTCTTCCGCTGCTAGTGGCTTTTTTAATTGATTAAAGATTTAAAGCTAAGAAAATACGAGAAAACCTACGAAGTCCGTTTTTTTCTGACGACATTCATTAGATGTACGTCGTTATCTTCCATGATTTCGTAGTATTACGGACAGTTTTCAGATGACTGGATAAAGGCAGGATGGCTCAGTTTTTTGCCGTCTTATATAGTGATAAGTATCTACATCTTTATTTCAATGTATTAAgggttatttttatttgtagagGGAGCCAAGAGGCTGAGAACAGGGCGCTGGTAATGAAAGTAACGGTGGGTGATTGAGTGTTCCGCTCAGCTTGACGGTAATAGTTCGCATGCCGATCTCATAGTTATTTACACCAAATAACTTAGCATTACaagataattataattatgctaCGGCAGTTTTTTTAGTTGCTACCGCTATAGCGGGGTTGTAAATGatatcattttgacatcaaaatgtaaGTTCGAATTGACCTGATGCTAGATTACGAAGCAGTAAAATAAAATGCTAAAATCAGAAAGTAACAGTGAGCAATCGTGGTCAGACTTGACCTGATTGATGGTCACGTAGTACCCTGAACGTAAGTTCAAACCTAGCTGAAAGTAAGTTCATTCGGCTCCTGACGTTGAACCCTTAGACTTTAGTCTATGTACGTAACTGAGGTTTGCTCCCACATTTGTTGCCCGTCACATCACTCACATGTGAAAGGTCTCTTCTTTTGCCTGACTatcccatttacttggggtcggccctACTAATCACCTGGGTCGTCTGTGGTCTAAAGTTCCCGTCGTTAATGTCTTTCCTTACAACGGCCATCCAGGGACCAGGTTGCGCGTGGTCTACCTGATCCCCGAGATGCAACGGCTATATCCAGGACTTTATGGTCATGTGTTCTGATGGTCGTCTTATCACATGTCAaaggttaatttataaaaatcataaaaagaCTCAAGAACACGTAAATGTTTTCTTTTACCGGAATTCAAATCCAGTCAGCATCGTAGGTAGTGATCGGTAAGTATGTTTGTGAATAGTATGGATTCAATCTATTCTGCTGGATGTAAGTGCGCCACTGCACCGACAACAATGGGCAGTTCCAGCTTCCGCTGATCGGCGCACGAGTCGATCAGTCAGCGATTGTCAAGCAACTTGTTTACTGAACTCTGGGCCACCATGAAAACATTTGTGAATGAGGGTAAGTATATATtacatatcgctggcccaatattacagggttctacataattgttacattttcaagataggtACTTGAAATTCGACTATTTGAaagtcactatgacaatgttcaaatttcagttcgatataGTTATAGTTTTACGAGTATGCTGTTCTAAAATTCTATATGTGGCATGTGGGGTTAATACAACGCGTGATGTGAAAATTTTTATTCGATCAGGCTTTTAGAATGAACGTACTTCATACTTAGTGAAAACTATGCccgtcatttttgaaatgtaaaatttaaaacataTCCAAACATATCGCACTAACCACTTGATGGAAAATATAAGACATCTCGCCTTTAACAGTGTTAACACACATATGTACTCTGGTACTGTAGTATACAATATAGGTGTACCTACAGTGCACAACTGATTAGGTATTTCATTTCAGTTGCATCTGAGTACTCTGAGTTTAAATCTGCgctgatttaaaatatatatctaGATACCTACAATACCTGAGTACTAGGGGCGAACTCGGTTGAAATATTGTAGTATATAATGGTGTAGGACGTAATTCAGTAGCATATTATAGGGAAAATTGCAGCTATGGATCGCTTACTTAGCTTTTTTGGTAATGTTTCTACTTTTTTACATGTAAGCAGCTACCCGCTTATAACTTGGGCTCGGACAGACGGACACACCGCATGCAGTCCTGCGGTTATCCTAATGGCCAGTAATAACTTCCGGACCGCATGGTAACCTATACTAACATCTTGTTATAAACACTGCTTAGCTTTATTAATATACACTTATCTTCAAgaatatatgtgtatatgtatTGTGTATGTATGCTTTATTGTACAGCCAGCAAAGCTATTAgcgtaaatacaaaataggcGAACAGCTTATCCCTCTATGCTACGGGAACCTTCATAACTTAGAACTTccaattatatatgtatgtatatttctcAGTCAATTAAAAATACTACAATTGAGtactatgaaataaataaagaccGAGCAGCCGATTACTTAAcacaacatttaaaaaaaaatgcacttataactggtagataaagcagtgcgtaataaaataaatcattataccgggtgtggcctgtaacatgagcaaataattaaaacatagattatactcctcaaacggtgacactgttgttcaacaacttttaaaaattatgaagtataaagactccctatttttcatacaaaataaatattatcttcaatggacgccatcgccacgccatatcattgtgatagacgttgcttgtcacgccttaaacataacaaaattggcaatacattgcgtcttagaataaacttcaaagtgtattaaaaatcaaaccacaagttatttttaaaagtcgctgaacaaatgttggtcactatgaggagtacagcctacagtttaattttttgctcatattacaggccacacccggtatattataaGCTTAAGCTTAAGTTTCTCGGCGCATTGGTAATTTTACTGTAATGCCGAGTAAAcataattgtattaaataaaataaattagtaaaattaagtttcaaaatttatttaagtacaacGTATTTCATAAACTAAACTTACTGTCCCCAACGCCGCAGCCACgcgtgtttttatattttaacaatgtataaCTTGTGTCATTTCATAAATAACTGACCTACCGCTGTCAAACGCGAGTTGATTATAAAAGCCGTTGGCGGCCAACGACAGGATATCACGTCAAGGGTTGACCGTTTGGGGCCGCTATACcatacaaaacaatattaactTATCTATACATTTTTCGTTACTGGTCATCCGTTCACCACAGCGAGAACAAAAAGTGACAGTACTTAGAGTACCGATattgtaaaatttataaaattaagtacccaaaatattttataagacTAGTCATGTGGCGACTGAAGCAACTCTTAGTTTAagttcttagtttatattaggattagcataatttttatatggacatgtgtctgaaataaagtgattttatttattttattgttttatttatacgcTTTTACTTAtcggtcaggaaatgaatgctcgaAAAAGGTTCTAGaaggaaatgcttggaacacaatttttgactccgtaactttgttcggactagttaggaggtgaatatatcaaaagtccccggttTGTCTTGCCAAAAGCTTTCGGTTTATCTAAGTAGTAAGTAGTCACGttgctaagacgcaaagtttccaaaataTAAGTGAAGAACCGAAAATTGAGACCTTCTTACCCCTCTCTAGCCCCCGGCACCGGgtctacggccggggacttttgctaactggtccaaacaaagttacggagtcaaaaattgt encodes:
- the LOC134671174 gene encoding 3-oxoacyl-[acyl-carrier-protein] reductase FabG-like — encoded protein: MSFNSKVVLVTGASSGIGAATALLFAKEGADVALVARNAAKLAAVAKQIEALGKKPLVIRADISNETEASTVVSKTVDHFGKLDVLVNNAGIAVEGSILNGDALDAYDKIMKLNVRAAIQLTTLAAPFLAKTKGNIVNVSSIASTLTSKSPTGLPYCVSKVALDHFTRCSALELASIGIRVNSVNPGPVDNEFATNNNQGDSRIITQECAKISPLAFLAKSEEIADVILFLASEKARSVTGSNCVIDNGFLLKG
- the LOC134671181 gene encoding 3-oxoacyl-[acyl-carrier-protein] reductase FabG-like, translating into MSLINKVVIVTGASSGIGAAAALLFAKEGADVALVARNAAKLAAVAKQIEALGKKPLVIRADISNETEASTVVSKTVEHFGKLDVLVNNAGIEVQGTILNGDALEAFDKVMKLNVRAVIQLTTLAAPFLAKTKGNIVNVSSIASILTSKYPTGLPYYVSKAALDHFTRCAALELASIGVRVNSVNPGPVDNEFPTNNNLGDASVINQERAKIAPLGFLAKSEEIADVILFLASEKARSVTGSSYFIDNGFVLKG